A stretch of DNA from Asticcacaulis sp.:
ACGCTAACGCGAGGGGCCATCCTCTAATATGGCCCGGCCCCTCAATCAAGCCCTTATATGCGTTTTATACAAGATTCAGATCAGGGCCGCACGTCCCTACTTATATCCCTTGGCCGCGATATAGTCCTGCAGGTCCTTGATGCGCGTCTTGTCAGAGGGGTGAGTCGACAGGAATTCCGGCGGTGCGCCCGAATTCTGCGCCATCATGTTCTGCCAGACCTCGATGGCGGCGCTCGGCCGGTAGCCAGCCTTGGCCATCAGATCGACGCCGATACGGTCGGCTTCGGATTCATGCTTGCGGGAATATGGCAGCAGGATGCCCAATTGGGCGCCCAGTCCGCCATAGCTCGAAATGACTTTCTGCACATTACCCTTGGTGGCCCCCGTCGCCACCTGAAGCGCGCCTTGCGCCGCCATCTGCTGCGAGGCGCGTTCTGCCGCGTGCTTGCCGAGAACGTGCGCCGTTTCGTGGCCGATCACTGCCGCCAGTTGGTCGTCCGTCTTCACCACCTTGAACAGGCCGGTATTGATGCCAACCTTCTTGCCGGGGATGACGAAGGCATTGGGCTGAGGATCATCGAACAGCACATATTCCCAGCCGGTTGCGCCCAACCCGGATGCAGCAGCAATGCGCGCCCCGACCATCTGGATGCGTTTGTTGAGCACCGGATCTTTTGAAATTTTCGCTGTCTTGAGCTGCTCCTGCCAAGCTGCCAGCGCGCTTTGCTCCAGGGCCGCGTCATCGACCAGCAGGAATTGCGACCGCCCAAGTGTCTGATTGGTTTCGCAGCCTGTCAGTGCGCCGCCCCCTAAAAGCGCCAGCCCCAGCATAGACAGTTTCAGATAACGCCTCATAGTATCTCCCTCAGATGTCATGTCACCAGTGTCACTTTTGACCACCCTAGCCTGTGGCGGATAAAAAGAACATGCGTTTGCACATGAAAAAGCGCCCCGAACAGATGTCCGGGGCGCCTTTATGGACTTCACACCTTAGTTCAGTTGCCACTTCACGGTGGTACGCAGAACGGACCCGATCTTTACGTCACCCTGGCTGGTATCGACCCGTCCTTTATCCTGGACCATCCGGACCGTGGCCGGCCCGAAGCCGTAGTTTCCGGGGCTTTCAGACAAGGCCGTGCAGTGAACGCGGCCTGCCTTGTCGAGAACCGTGCATTCGACCGTGGCCGTCCCTTCGACTTCATTATCCGCCGCGCGCGATGGATAATATTGCCCCAGGGCGTTTGCATCCGGGAACCGCGTCCAGCGCGCCTTTACATAGGTGTTGGCAGGGGCTGACGAAGACGAGTCGCCCGGCTGTGGGGCTGATGACCGGCGGCGCCTTTGCGCCATCATCAGGCTTGACATTCACCTGCGGATCTATGGGGACGGTCGGGACCGTCGGCGGCGCTTCGGCAACAGGCGTATGCGCCACTATAACGTTTTTAGGCGCCGGTGCCGGATCAGGCGGCGGTGGCGGCAAGGGCGGCTTGTAGAATTCCAGAACCGTTGATGGCGGATCGGGCGGGTTTTCGACTATAGCCGTCGTGAAGGTCTGGTTGAAGAAGTAATACAACAAGGCCAGATGCAGAAGAACAGCAAACAACATACCCCAGTAGAAGGACGGCGGCAGTCTTTTTGACCTTGGGGTATCAAATATAGGCGAGTGAAAGCTGTGAACAGCCTCTGTCATGATATATCTCCTCCATGATTACAAAACCACGCAGAAGGGATTACAGCCCGCCCGGCAAAAGCACATCACCGATACATTGCTGTACGCATCTGCATCAACGAGTATATTGCATTTACTTTTCTTGCTCTGGTAAAAGAGTACTCCCGTTTCAAATTTGACGCAAGCGTCAATAGGACGTCAGCCCGACAGATCAGGCACAAAAAAGCGCCCCGAACATAAGCTCAGGGCGCTTCTTTTAAGTTTGGCTATGATCAGCCCGGCAAGGTCCACTTATAGGTGAACTTCCGCCGGTCACCATCACGCAACTGGCCGCCAACCGACGATGGGTCAACCCGTGCATAGCGGATGAACGCCTTAACCGTGGCTGCGGCAAAGCCGTAACCCTTCGGGCTTTCGTTGATCACGTCACAGGAGGTGACGCGGCCCGATGCATTGATGGCGCAGTCGATCGTGACCGTGCCTTCAACTTCGTCGTTCAGCGCGCGGTCCGGATACAGATCGGCAAGAACGTCACCGCTCGGATAGCTCCACTTACCGGCCACATAGTGAGGCCCTGGCGGGGTCACGGGCGGCGGCGTGCCGGTGTTCATCTGCTGCGGCGGCTCTTTGTACTCCTGGTGCTTTTCCTGCGGAACAGGCGGCACCGGAATCGGAGGCGGCGGCGTCACACTTGGCACCGGCGGCGTTTCACGCGGCTGAACCACGGGAGGGGGCGGCGCCTTAGGCGGCGGAGGCGGAGGCGGAGGCGGCGGCGGCGGCGGAGGCGGTGCGACCAGGTCGACATTCACCTTCTCATCCGTAAACTTTTCCGCCTTCAGCTCAAACTTCGCCTGGAGGAAGTAGTACGCGACACCTAAGTGCAGCGCGGCGGCGACGCCAAGACCGACCCAGAGAGAGGCCGAAGACTTCTTCTCTGGCGGATCAAGAATCGGGTCCCGTTTCCTATGGGGTGTTTCTTCCATAAATTAAGACCCTCTTACTTTGCGTCGTCTTCACCCTGAAGGGCGACGCTGTAGAAACCATTGTCCTGCAGCTTGTTCATCACCTTCATGAACTCGGCGTAGCGGGTGCCTTTGTCACAACGGATGAAAATACGCTCTTCATCGGGGTTACGTGCACCGATTGCCTTCTTGAGATCATCCCCAAGGGTATCGAGCGACGATAGTTCGTTGCCGACATACACATTGCCGCTTTTTTGCAGCGAGATGTAGACCGGCTTCGGCGGGTTGGCGATCGGCTTGGCGATCGCCGGGGGCAGCTTCACTTCTACCGACACAGTGGCGAGCGGTGCCGCCACCATGAAGATAATAAGCAGAACCAGCATGACGTCGACGAACGGCGTAACGTTGATTTCGCTGTTGGCTTCGACGTGAAACTTCGAGCCGCCACCACCTGATAGCTTGGCTCCCATATCAGTTACGCCCCTTTGTCGAGTTGACGCGACAGGGAATTGATCAGTTCGGAGACGAATTGTTCCGAACGGATGCCGTAGTTGGAGATGGAGGTGTTGAAGATGTTGTACATGACAACGGCCGGGATAGCGGCGATCAGGCCGAGGCCGGTAGCCATAAGGGCTTCAGCGATACCCGGAGCAACGACAGCCAGGTTGGTCGTGTGCGATTGGGCGATCGAGATGAAGGAGTTCATGATGCCGTAAACGGTACCGAACAGACCGATGAAGGGCGAGGTCGAACCGACCGAAGCCGAGGAAGGACAGGCCACCCGACAGGCGCTTGGCCAGACCGGCCTGAACAGCGGCAACCGAAGCCCGGGCGCGGTGCAGAACGCTGTCACGATGTTCGCCCGAGATCGACAGACCGGCTTGCTTCGAGAGCTGGACTTCTTCGGTGGCCACGGCGGCCATGTCGGCCAGCGGGTTACCGGCGAACTCGTCCGAAACCGAGATGCGGTTGATGTCGGCGATCGAACGGGCGCCACGATAGGCTTCGAGGTAGTTCGTGGTGACGCGGTTCAGCGACGAGAAGTCCATCAGCTTCATGATCAGCAGAACCCGAGGAGATCACCGAGCAGATGGCCAGCAGGGTCATGACGAGCTTAACGACAACCGTCGCGCCCATGAACATGGAGACGAAATCGACATTGGCGGCGTGCGGCGCGGCGGCGGTCGACGAGCTGTCTTCCGTCGTGGCTTCGTCGGCGGCCGGAGCGGCAGTGTCCGTCGGGGCGGCGACCGAAGCGGCGGCCGAGGTGGGGGCCGCGGCCGTGGCGGCCATGGCGGGAGCGCTCATCAGCAGGGCGGCAGCGCCAAGCAGAGCAATGAGCGGATTAGATTTCTTGTGTTCGAGCATTTTTCGCCAATTCCTGAATATGGACTTCACCCACCGAAGGGTTGACCAAGGACTAAAGGGGAAGCGTTTACCCCATGTTAAAAACAACAGACGCGCAAAAGACCTCAGGCGCAAGCCTTCGGCCCCAACGAGTCCCCGTGTCCCGACATAGCCCGTACGAAATCTGACGTCCGTATCACGCTGTGCCAGGGCACAAACTCTGCCAGTATGAACCAAAGCGGCTCAAAAGGCGACCTCTTTGTTACAGGCTGTTACACCCGTGACCCAAGCGGTTTGGGCCTAAATGATCCGGCTACGCCTTAAACGTCAAGGTGTCAGTTACAGACTTTTCACGCCACCGTGACCTGAAAAACCCAGCGCTTACCAAACTATGAAGCAAAAGTTCAAACATGTCCGATAGTTAATGTTGCAAAGGGGTCGCAAAAAAAATTTGCCGCATGGTCAAAAAAAATTCGCCTCGGCGGGTGTCCGTTCGCAAAAAACGCCTTTAAGGCGAAAATTATCCGCCGGCTGCAACCCCCGGACACGGGGGCGATATGTTAGCGCTCCCAAAAACGGTGTTATAAGGGATTGTCGACTCGTCCTTTTTGACCCCTCGCCCCACCTGCATAGCTGTCCGCATCGGAAAAAGGTGCGCATTCGAAGCTTTGGCGGCGCGTTAAAGTGGTATTCGGCATTATCAGCCCGCAGAAGGCGGCCGGTTTCATTGTACCGCTCAGACGAATATGCAAGATTTTTGCGCCGATTTCGACAAATCTTCGAGAATGCCGCATCGTTTTCGGAGTTTCCCCGATAGTCTGGCAGACTATCCCCCTCCCTATGGCCTAAGCTATCGCTTACCGCTCCCCCGGACCGATCAAATGCAGACCTCACTTGAAACACGCGCCCTCGCCGCAGGCGCAGGCGGCTACCTCGCCATCGACCTGAGCGTCCTGGCCGCCAACTACCGCCACTTGTCAGCGCGTGCCGGACAGGCCGTTACGGGCGCCGTGGTCAAGGCCGATGCCTACGGATTGGGTGTCTTACAAGTATCTGCAACCCTTTACGCCGAGGGTTGCCGTCATTTTTTCGTCGCCCAGGCGTGCGAAGCCTTTACCCTGAGACCGGGCCTGCCTGCCGATGCTGCACTTTATGTGCTCAATGGCCTGCCGGAAGGCTGCGAGACGACCTGTGCCGACCAGAACATCATTCCGGTGCTCAATTCGCCGCACCAGATCGCACGTTGGACCGCTCTGGCGAAAACGCGCGGGGAGCGCCTGCCCGCCGTGGTGCAATTCGATACCGGCATGGCGCGGCTGGGCCTATCAAAGGAAGAGGCCCGCGCCCTGGCCGCAGCACCGGAAGCCCTGGCGGCACTGGATATACGCTTTATCATGAGCCATCTGGCCTGCGCCGACACGCCGGAAAATGCCGCCAATGCCGCTCAACTGACCCATATGCATGAAATTAGCACGCTTTTCCCCGGCCTGCCGGTCAGCTTTGCCAATTCCGGCGGCCTGTTTCTGGGTGATGGCTTCCTGCAACACCTGACGCGCCCAGGCATTGCGCTATACGGCGGTGCGCCTAATGATGCCGGTCCCAACCCGATGCAGGCTGTGGTCAGCCTGCATGTCGCGGTGATACAGCCCCGTACCGTACCCGCCGGCACACAGATCGGTTATGGCGGCGCCTATACCGCTGCGCGCGACATGCGATTGGCGACCCTTGGCGCCGGTTATGCCGACGGCCTGCCGCGATCCTTAAGCCCGCGCGGCGCGGCCTGGCATGGTAATACCCGCCTGCCGATTGTCGGGCGGATATCGATGGACAGTCTGATGGTCGATATCACCGACCTGCCGCCCGGCGCATTGGCCGAGGGCGATTTCGTCGAACTGATCGGCCCGCATCAGTCGATCGACGCTATTGCCGCCGATGCCGGCACCATTTCCTATGAAATCCTGACGGCGCTGGGCCGTCGTTTCTACCGCGAATATCGGGGTTAGACATGAAAATTATCATCCTCGGCGCCGGCGTGATCGGCGTCACCACCGCCTGGTATCTGGCCAAGGCCGGCCATGAGGTCACGGTGCTCGACCGCCAATCCGGCGCCGCCCTCGAAACCAGCTTTGCCAATGCCGGCGAGGTCTCGCCCGGCTATTCCTCGCCCTGGGCGGCCCCCGGCATCCCGCAAAAGGCGCTGAAGTGGCTCTTCATGGAACATGCCCCTCTGATCGTGCGCCCGACCATAGATCCAGCCACGGTACGCTGGATGCTCTCCATGCTGCGAAACTGCACGAAGGCCCGCTATGCGCGCAACAAGGGCCGCATGGTGCGGGTGGCCGAATATTCGCGCGATTGCCTGATCGCCTTGCGGGCGGAAACCGGCATCCAATATGACCAGCGCACGCAAGGCACACTGGAGGTCTTTCGCAGTCAGAAACAACTCGACAATATCGGCAAGGATGTTGAGGTGCTGAAGGCCGGCGGCGTGCCGTTCGAGATACTTGACGCGGCCGGCTGCGCCCGTGCCGAGCCCGGCATCGACGCCAGCCGGATTGTCGGCGGCCTGCGCCTGCCCAATGACGAGACCGGCGACTGCCACAAGTTCACCACCGCCCTCGCCGCCCTCGCTGAGGCCGCCGGCGTGCGCTTTATATATAATGTCGATATTCGCGGCCTGAGGCATGACGGCCGGCAGGTCACCGCCGTGGAGACCGGCCAGGGCGAATATACGGCCGATGTCTTTATCGGCGCGCTGGGCAGCTATACGCCGAAACTGGTAAAACCGCTGTGTCTCAACCTGCCGGTCTACCCGGTCAAGGGCTATTCGATCACCGTACCGATCATCAACGAGGGCCGCGCTCCCGTTTCGACCGTGATGGACGAAACTTACAAGGTGGCCATCACCCGCCTGGGGGACCGTATACGTATCGGCGGCATGGCCGAGATTGCCCGATTCAACCTGGACCTGCCGCCGGCCCGCCAGGCCACCCTCACCCATTCCGTCGAGGATCTGTTCACCGGCGCCGGCGATCAGTCACAGGCGAAATTCTGGTGCGGCCTGCGCCCGATGACGCCCGACGGCACGCCGGTGATTGGCCGCACGCGCTATGACAATTTCTGGCTCAATACCGGCCACGGCACGCTCGGCTGGACCATGTCCTGCGGCTCGGCACGCGTGCTGGCCGATATGATCAGCGGCGCGAAGCCGGAGATCGAAACCGGCGATCTATCGATAGATCGTTATTAATCCGGATGAGCGACCACCAGCAGCATGGTCGCCACCGACTTGCCGGGGTTTGAAATGGCATGGGGCACATCCACGGCATAGCGGGCCGTTTCCCCCTGACGCAGCTTCGTCTCTTCGGCACCCGCCCGCACGACAGCAGAACCGGACAGGACGGACAAATGCTCACGCGCGCCCGGTTCATGCGCCTCCGAGGTCAGTGAGCCGCCCGGCTGGATGATCAGTTCATACCATTCGAACTTACCAGCCAGTTCGATTGGTCCCAGTATGCGCAGCTCGCTCTGACCATCCGGATTGATCAGCGAGGGCGTGGCATGGGCCGCCACTACCGAAATGAGCGGCGCGGTCCGTTCGGGCCGACCGCTGGCCAGAAAGTCGGTGATCGAAACCCCCAGAGCATTGGACAGCCGCCACAGCACGGCCACGGTCGGATTGGTGGTATTGCGCTCGATCTGGGACAGCATCGACTTGGATACCCCTGCCCGCTTCGACAGCTCATCAAGCGACAGTTTCTGTCCCTGGCGCAAGGTCTGCAATGTGGCGCCGATGGCGGGCGGACCTTCAATGGCGACGTTGGCGATAACCGGACTGGACATTGGTATTGTTCTTTTTCAAATTATCCGCTATAGCGGATTTTAGATCGATATATTGCACATCGTTCGATTTAACGGCCACCCTAGCCCAAAGAGGTTTTCATGTCGAGCCAGTCGCCTAACCGCACGGACGCCTTTTATGAAGATGTAAAAGCCGCGCTCGCCACCACACGGCAGGAAGGGCTCTTCAAGTCCGAGCGCGTGATCGCCACGCCCCAGGGCGCGCTGGTACGCCTGGCTGATGGTCAACAGTTGATCAATATGTGCGCCAACAATTATCTCGGCCTGTCCTCGCATCCGGCAGTCATCGCGGCCGCCCACAGGGCGCTGGATGAACGTGGTTTCGGCCTGAGTTCCGTGCGCTTCATCTGCGGCACCCAGGACCGTCATAAGGAACTTGAGCAACGGCTGGCTCGCTTTCTCGGCACCGAAGACTCCATCCTTTATGGTTCGGCGTTCGACGCCAATGGCGGCCTGTTTGAAACCCTGCTGACCGAGGCCGACGCCGTGATCAGCGATGAACTGAACCACGCATCAATCATTGACGGCATCCGCCTGTCAAAGGCCCGGCGTTACCGTTACAAAAATAATGACATGGCCGATCTGGAGCGCTGTCTCCAGGAGGCGGACGCCGCCGCGCGCGCCACAAACTGGTCTTCACCGATGGCGTCTTCTCGATGGACGGCATCATCGCGCGACTGGATGAGATTCGCGCCCTGTGCGATCGTTACGGCGCTCTGCTCGGCGTCGATGACAGCCATGCGTCGGGGTTTATCGGCGCGCGCGGGCGCGGCACCCATGAACTGCGCGGCATCTTCGGCAAGGTCGATATCATTACCGGCACGCTGGGCAAGGCGCTTGGCGGCGCATCGGGCGGTTTCACGGCAGGTCGCCGTGAGGTGGTCGAACTGCTGCGCCAGCGCTCGCGCCCCTATCTCTTCTCCAATACGGTCGCGCCCATGATCGTCGGCGCCACCTTGGCCGTGCTTGATCTGCTGGAGCACGACACCACCCTGCGTGACCGGCTGGAACAGAATGCGGCGCGCTTCCGCAAAGGCATGAGCGAACTGGGTTTTGAACTCAAGCCCGGTGAACACCCGATCATCCCGGTCATGACCCACGAGGCGGAAACGGCGCAGAAACTCTCCGCCCGTCTGCTGGAACTCGGCCTCTATGCCGTCGGCTTCTTCTATCCGGTGGTGCCGAAGGATAAGGCGCGCATCCGCGTCCAGATCAGCGCTGCCCATACCGATGAGGAACTGGATCAGGCGCTGGCTGCCTTCGCCACTGCCGGCCGCGAACTGGGGCTGATCCGATGAGCAAAATACTGATTATTGGTGCCAATGGCCAACTTGGCAGTGAACTGGCCATGGCGCTTGCGGAAAAGTATGGCGCGGCCCAGATTATCACCAGCGATATCGCGCCGGCAAAATCGGGGCATCTCAAGCATGAAATCCTTGACGCAACCGATGCGAACGCCCTGCGCCGCGTCGTGACCGAAAACGCCATTACCCAGGTCTATCACCTCGCCGCCGCCCTTTCTGCCACGGGGGAAAAGAAACCCCTGTGGGCCTGGAACCTGAATATGAGCAGTCTGCTCAATGTGCTTGAACTGGCGAAGGAATTTAACTTCCGCCTCTTCTGGCCCAGTTCCATCGCCGTCTTCGGATCGACGACGCCAGCCGACCACACGCCCCAGAAGACCATTATCGAACCGGAAACCGTCTACGGCATCTCCAAGCAGGCCGGCGAAGGCTGGTGCCGCTGGTATCATGAAACCCATGGCGTCGATGTGCGCAGCCTGCGCTATCCCGGCCTGATTTCTTACAAGACCCCTCCCGGCGGCGGCACCACCGATTACGCCATCGATATCTTCAGGGCGGCGGTGGCGGGCGAGCCCTACACCTGTTTCCTCAATGCTGATGAAACCCTGCCAATGATGTATATGGCCGACGCCGTGCGCGCCACCATCGAACTGATGGAAGCGCCCGCTGAATCCATCATCGAGCACGGCAGTTACAATATTGCCGGGATCAGCTTCTCACCGGCCGAGATCGCCGCCGAGATCGCCCGCCAATCCCCCGGATTCCACATTGAGTACGCGCCCGATTACCGCCAGGCCATCGCCGCCGCCTGGCCCGACTCGCTCGATGATAGCCAAGCCAGGCAGGACTGGGGCTGGCGCGCCGCATATGGCCTGCCTCAGCTTGTCAGCGGAATGCTGGACGGCATGAAACAGCAAATGCCTGTCAGCAATCCCGCGCGCGCCGCCAACGGA
This window harbors:
- a CDS encoding D-amino acid dehydrogenase is translated as MKIIILGAGVIGVTTAWYLAKAGHEVTVLDRQSGAALETSFANAGEVSPGYSSPWAAPGIPQKALKWLFMEHAPLIVRPTIDPATVRWMLSMLRNCTKARYARNKGRMVRVAEYSRDCLIALRAETGIQYDQRTQGTLEVFRSQKQLDNIGKDVEVLKAGGVPFEILDAAGCARAEPGIDASRIVGGLRLPNDETGDCHKFTTALAALAEAAGVRFIYNVDIRGLRHDGRQVTAVETGQGEYTADVFIGALGSYTPKLVKPLCLNLPVYPVKGYSITVPIINEGRAPVSTVMDETYKVAITRLGDRIRIGGMAEIARFNLDLPPARQATLTHSVEDLFTGAGDQSQAKFWCGLRPMTPDGTPVIGRTRYDNFWLNTGHGTLGWTMSCGSARVLADMISGAKPEIETGDLSIDRY
- the alr gene encoding alanine racemase — protein: MQTSLETRALAAGAGGYLAIDLSVLAANYRHLSARAGQAVTGAVVKADAYGLGVLQVSATLYAEGCRHFFVAQACEAFTLRPGLPADAALYVLNGLPEGCETTCADQNIIPVLNSPHQIARWTALAKTRGERLPAVVQFDTGMARLGLSKEEARALAAAPEALAALDIRFIMSHLACADTPENAANAAQLTHMHEISTLFPGLPVSFANSGGLFLGDGFLQHLTRPGIALYGGAPNDAGPNPMQAVVSLHVAVIQPRTVPAGTQIGYGGAYTAARDMRLATLGAGYADGLPRSLSPRGAAWHGNTRLPIVGRISMDSLMVDITDLPPGALAEGDFVELIGPHQSIDAIAADAGTISYEILTALGRRFYREYRG
- a CDS encoding biopolymer transporter ExbD, giving the protein MGAKLSGGGGSKFHVEANSEINVTPFVDVMLVLLIIFMVAAPLATVSVEVKLPPAIAKPIANPPKPVYISLQKSGNVYVGNELSSLDTLGDDLKKAIGARNPDEERIFIRCDKGTRYAEFMKVMNKLQDNGFYSVALQGEDDAK
- a CDS encoding energy transducer TonB — protein: MSSLMMAQRRRRSSAPQPGDSSSSAPANTYVKARWTRFPDANALGQYYPSRAADNEVEGTATVECTVLDKAGRVHCTALSESPGNYGFGPATVRMVQDKGRVDTSQGDVKIGSVLRTTVKWQLN
- a CDS encoding M48 family metallopeptidase — its product is MRRYLKLSMLGLALLGGGALTGCETNQTLGRSQFLLVDDAALEQSALAAWQEQLKTAKISKDPVLNKRIQMVGARIAAASGLGATGWEYVLFDDPQPNAFVIPGKKVGINTGLFKVVKTDDQLAAVIGHETAHVLGKHAAERASQQMAAQGALQVATGATKGNVQKVISSYGGLGAQLGILLPYSRKHESEADRIGVDLMAKAGYRPSAAIEVWQNMMAQNSGAPPEFLSTHPSDKTRIKDLQDYIAAKGYK
- a CDS encoding energy transducer TonB → MEETPHRKRDPILDPPEKKSSASLWVGLGVAAALHLGVAYYFLQAKFELKAEKFTDEKVNVDLVAPPPPPPPPPPPPPPPKAPPPPVVQPRETPPVPSVTPPPPIPVPPVPQEKHQEYKEPPQQMNTGTPPPVTPPGPHYVAGKWSYPSGDVLADLYPDRALNDEVEGTVTIDCAINASGRVTSCDVINESPKGYGFAAATVKAFIRYARVDPSSVGGQLRDGDRRKFTYKWTLPG
- a CDS encoding aminotransferase class I/II-fold pyridoxal phosphate-dependent enzyme; protein product: MDGIIARLDEIRALCDRYGALLGVDDSHASGFIGARGRGTHELRGIFGKVDIITGTLGKALGGASGGFTAGRREVVELLRQRSRPYLFSNTVAPMIVGATLAVLDLLEHDTTLRDRLEQNAARFRKGMSELGFELKPGEHPIIPVMTHEAETAQKLSARLLELGLYAVGFFYPVVPKDKARIRVQISAAHTDEELDQALAAFATAGRELGLIR
- a CDS encoding NAD-dependent epimerase/dehydratase family protein, yielding MSKILIIGANGQLGSELAMALAEKYGAAQIITSDIAPAKSGHLKHEILDATDANALRRVVTENAITQVYHLAAALSATGEKKPLWAWNLNMSSLLNVLELAKEFNFRLFWPSSIAVFGSTTPADHTPQKTIIEPETVYGISKQAGEGWCRWYHETHGVDVRSLRYPGLISYKTPPGGGTTDYAIDIFRAAVAGEPYTCFLNADETLPMMYMADAVRATIELMEAPAESIIEHGSYNIAGISFSPAEIAAEIARQSPGFHIEYAPDYRQAIAAAWPDSLDDSQARQDWGWRAAYGLPQLVSGMLDGMKQQMPVSNPARAANG
- a CDS encoding XRE family transcriptional regulator, giving the protein MSSPVIANVAIEGPPAIGATLQTLRQGQKLSLDELSKRAGVSKSMLSQIERNTTNPTVAVLWRLSNALGVSITDFLASGRPERTAPLISVVAAHATPSLINPDGQSELRILGPIELAGKFEWYELIIQPGGSLTSEAHEPGAREHLSVLSGSAVVRAGAEETKLRQGETARYAVDVPHAISNPGKSVATMLLVVAHPD